In Brassica napus cultivar Da-Ae chromosome C2, Da-Ae, whole genome shotgun sequence, the sequence CATGTCCTAACTTATACTTTGGTTCTAGATGGATTGTTGGCAAAAATCAAGTCTAGTTGGTTTGGTTCTTTGGCTTTTGTATAAGtataacctcttttttttttgaacaacaataTATTGACAGCTAGTCCGTTGTTCTCGTCACATGTGCTTGAAACTCAAGACCGAGTTTTAGTTAATGTAGATGAGGCTACGGCTAGCCAATATGTTGTATTGTTGTTTCTCTACCTTACGACTACTAGTTTGCTTGCTCTATTGGGCCATTGGCTGAAAATTGGTAGATCCTTGGTTTGTTTCGAAAAAGATGATGTCTTTTTAAGTATGAGTCGGCAATGATGTATGTGATGCTATGGCAACTGACTACTTTGATCATTAATATAAAGTAAAAGAGTCTGCAATGATGTTGATTCCAGCAATGAGTCCTGGTGTTGTTTTCTTTGCGTTATGGCTACTAATTTTCACTTCTTATGGACGGTTTTTATCAAAAATGCAGTCTTTAAGAATCTTAGCAATTAGTCTTGCTGTTGCTCGTTTGCCTTATTAATTGTGTGACTAATCAACATAGATTCTAGTGGGACAAACTTTAAGCTCTACTCTTTACACTATGGCATCAAGTTTTGCTGATTTCATCTTTGGCCtaatcaatttttgtttttgtttttttcaatcaGGTGATATCTGGAAGGCGGTATGTAGGAATCATTTCTGCAGAACCGGTGGGAAACTATGGGGTAAGGTACTAACAAATCCCTCTCAAGGTCATTCATTATAACTTAAGCCATCAGAGATGCTGAGaacttttgttttagttttgcttagaacttttatttttatttttgtttgaggATTCAGGTTAGTGTTTGATGACTTGCATAGAACAGGAATATACCCATGGGACTATTTCTACGAGCTTGGGAGCAATAAGTTTGGTCTCATGAGAAGCTATATCAAGATTCTTCAAAAGCATCATCTCAGCCGTGAACCTCCTCCGAGAAGGAAATGATTCTTACCAATGTGTTTTGCAACTTTTATTCAAAGTGTGATAGAATCCATGTTGTGCAGAAACATGGAATCTTGTTTTCTTTCAGAGTGCTCTTATTTAAAATCACCCTCATTAGACGTGATTATAAAACCACGAATATTCTGCAAAACGTCAAACACACTAAAAGTTTTTAAATAGTAGTCATCTTTTTTAATCTTCAAGTCTCCtcacttattattttcatataaaaatgttctctataattatttatgttaataGTGTACACCAAGCCCTTTGTAcgtaatatattttttgctttCGATATCAGAAGTTTCATTGTCAAATCGTTTTATATTTTGAGCTATCGGACATTTGCTAGATGTATATTTTTGCattaattaacttttatttgtcaacgtatattttaaattaataatgtgaATACGTATTTGTTTTTCGTGAATAAGTATActatgttgttttaaaataatttaaatttccaaaagttttaaatatacaaGGGGATATGATAACATAATGTGGGCTTCGCTCGCTACTTCTGCCCTTGATTTATCTTTTTTAGTGTAGCCCCAACTAATAATTCTATAGCTTTTTGGGACAATTATTGATTATTCAATAGATTAAGAcataaatactttattttatagCGACTGAAATGTGTAGAATCATTGAAACTTAAATTAATAACTGAAAAAACAAAGGAAGTTGTAATCATTAATCGCTAAACGTTAAAACGAATGCAAAATAAAACAGCTTTATATAACCGGTCTGGAATAGTGTTGCTTTCTGTGATGGTTGAAGCGTAATGTATCGTACTAACTACCATGTTAGAGATTACTTGCAATCTAAAGCTGTCTTTTTGGTGTTACAAAATATTCTAAAACGGTTGTACACACCAACGTTGATACCTCCTACTTCATCTACTTTATTTACCACCAACGATCCAACGAAActatatacaattaaaaaaaaaaactatatacgattaaaatgtttttaggGGAAGTAACATCGAATCTAATAGAACTCATAAACCTCTGAAAAAATGCAATATGATTTGCTTACTTACATTcacttttttgttgttgtttgattAGCAAACTTGTTTACCTTTTCAATACATTGTCAAACTACTATTAGCACTTGTTGACTCTTCATCTTTGTATCTCGATTAGATACATGGtttattgtaaaataaatattcttgGAAATCAACATTTTAAATCGCTTAGTCCAAAGCATTTTAATACTATCAAGAAATGTAGATAACCACGATACAAATACCATTCTTGTATTGTTCCAAACTTTTACCAAACGGTGTTGCTATAAAGTCTAACCAAAAAGTTGTGATAACATATCAAACGCAAATTAGATGGTggtgaaattatattttatgcagGGTAGGTAAATATTAGGTGTTTTTAAAATAGTGGTACAATGATACGTTTTGTTACGAGATAGTAATTCATATAGAGGATCAGATGAGCAAGCTCACTCCCAACTCAttaatgtttatataatatccctgaaaatcataaaatcgtattattatttttcagatcttATAAACTCTATCTTAACGCACTTATATTTCCCTGTCAAActgaaaaagagaaagaaaataaactggATGGTGAAAATAGTCTCttgcaaaaaatattttaaataaatacattaaagATTTTCTAATAACATGTTCTCATTACATTACAAAGTACAAACATTCATATAGACATAAAGTAACGTTCAATTTACATATAAACGGGAAATCCTGGGTTTAaatccattttattttatttttgtaaattgtaGTTGGTAAAAAAACATTCCAGAAATAGAATTAAAAAGtttcataataaataaaaatatgcaaaTATTAAAGGACTCGAAAATCGGTTGCCAAGAAGAAGACCAAGTTTCTGGAATTTCTGacaagaggaaaaaaaaatttgtcagccagaaaacattttattttccttttgctTCAATTCTCAACCACTTCATTTCAACGACCACacatatcataaaatcattTCTTCCAAGTTTTTatatgagaaaaagacaaaaatagcactaaatcaagtttttgtttccaaactagtattcaaagtcaaaagtcacaaaaataacacttaatgttttatcaaaagtcacaaacttagggtttagagttaaaggatggggtttagaatttagggtttagggtttagagtttagagtttagggtttagggtttaggatttagggtttagaatttagggtttagggtttagagtttagggtttaaggtttagggtttaggatttagggtttagagtttagggtttagggtttagagttgagaaatgaggttttggggataagatataaacttagaaaggtgctattttggtcatttttgtttttgagtgctatttttgtgatataaacttagaaatgtgatATTTTGGACATTTgacttttttataattctaacctttttttttttttttttttggaacacccCCTTTTCGATTCCTATCctcaaaaaataacaaaaacttacaaaaatttaaacattaatttatgttttgattttatcttCAAATTGTTGGTGGGACCCAGATCTAAATAATATTCTTGAGATCTTCTCCCCACCTCAGCTTGAGAGAAAATCTGAGTTCCCTTTCAACGACATacatacagagagagagagagagagagagagagagattaaacATTTCTCCCctttcaaattttgaatttcaagAGACGTTTTATTGACGACGAAGCAAAAACACTTTcctcagaaaaataaaaataaaagctttaattttgtttgttcatcTTGAAGCTAAAAAATGGGTGAATCTGCAGTTCTAGCTCATTCATATTCCTTCGCAGCTCCTATAACCCGCACCGATTCTCATGAGGTTAGTTTCTTCTTCTACGATTTATTGATTCCTTTCTATTTTAAaaagctctgtttttttttttttttttggaaattttcccGGAAAATATCCAACGGAAACTGGGCTCTGTTCTATAAGCTTTTCATGAATACCCACCAAGAAAGTTTCAACCTTTATTGATTTAGAACAAAGGAAGCTTCTGGGTTTGTTGTTAATTGAGTCTCTAAGAAACCAAATATGAAAAGTTtcattctagagagagaaagtagcaGATAGTTTCAGCTGAAAGTTTCCAACTTTGGATTCTATAGAGAGAGGAAGCAAACGATTAGTTTCTTCATTAGATTCAACTGAAAAGTTTCGAACTTTGTGATtttgatttgagttttttttttttttatttgcaggATCACACGAACCATGCGCTTAGCCAATCAATCTCGTTTGGGAAGTTCATGACTGAGAATCTTGAATGGGGCAAGTGGTCAACTTTTTCACACAAGAAGTATGTAGAAGAAGCGGAGAAGTACTCTCGTCCTGGATCCGTCGCTCAGAAGAAAGCCTTCTTCGAAgctcattacaagagaatagcCGAAGCCAAGAAAGCTGCAACGGAAGAGCAACCTACCGTAACGCCTGCTGAAGTCTTGCTTCAGGCTTTGGA encodes:
- the BNACNNG16190D gene encoding uncharacterized protein BNACNNG16190D isoform X1, which produces MLSITRVISRRIHGKGDVAVPKLSGFSIVSPKNVEVEYADGSKFSFSSEFLRVHSPAADGKVRSIGGEKVISGRRYVGIISAEPVGNYGVRLVFDDLHRTGIYPWDYFYELGSNKFGLMRSYIKILQKHHLSREPPPRRK